The DNA sequence ACTTTATCATCCTTTTGTGTTCAAACAGGGTTGACATCACCATTCACATAGAAATCACCGACGGGAACACATCACATATGAAAACAAACTTACGGGACACTTTTTGTTCCTTAGTACTTCAACAGATTTTTTCACCCGATTGAAAATCAGTGGGTATCTTGTTTGCACTGTGGTATTGGTCATCTGAGACAGTCCCTCCCTGAAGCATGGTCCGGTGCAGTTGTCCTGGTAAATAGTAAcgatttattaaaagaaatattctgaGGACAGCTTTGAAAATATATCACAAAGAGCAATATAAGAGATGATTTTTCTTTAATCACCATTACTCAAACTTGCATTATTTTTAGATAGGTCCCTTGCCAATGTAGGAAGTGATCTTCCATATTTAAAGGGGACGCCATTTTTCCATAGTGACACCCCCTGGAGGAGACTTCCTGTATGTTATTCCCAGGAAACGTGAGGGCTGCGGGCCCTGAAATAGTCAGCTCTGACTGTTCTTTTCAACGGGTGCTTCCCGGCTTCAAGACTTGTAGGTTTGAAAGTGCAGAGTAAGGAAAAGCCTTTCCACACCAGCTAATGGGATGTGACAATTGAATGCAGCTGGTATTTCAGCAGCAGCTAAAAACACGGACTGTACACCGAGGGGCGGGGGCTGTGCTGTCTGCCTGGTTCCTGCCCGGAAGGCGCTCTAGCCTCTTCTCCTCTAATGGATGGACAGCGATGGGTGTGATGTCTTACCCTAGCCAGGGCAAGAAGCTCAGATTTTCCCAGGCCTTGCATGAGAAAGAATAAAGCACTGCACCTTGGAGAAGTGCCTCCTCCTCACCCTAACCGGGAGTTTGAATTAGGAATGAGAACTTTCCTGCCACCCGTTCTTCCTGCCAGAGTGGGCAGTGGCCCTCTGGAAGCCCTCCTTCCACTCAAAACCTCAGATCCTCTATCTGCCCAGAGGGCAGCACTCAAACCAACAGTCACTCTAATCAGCTAGACAGACAACAGGGAGGTAGGGAggtagggaggaagggaggaggcagggagagggaggtaTAGCGCATAGATCATGCCAGATGAATGATAAGGAGTAGTCTTTTTATTTACACTGTTTCACAACTCTAGAGTTATCAGTAAATGAGGTAGAAAGCAATATGATATGAGCTATAGCAATTATTATATCCTTAGTTCCAGTTTTATTTAATTGTGCACATGGCCACCCATCTAAAGATATTcaggattctttttttaatgttgaaaagTGTTCAAACTTCTCAAGAGGCATAAAGTTAactaaatacaaagaaatgttCATAATATAGGATTTCAAGATCCtagttttaaaagagaataatttgtAACAATGTGGTTTTAACAGGGAATGCTAATCATAACAATTGAATTAAGCAACAATGtataacattaaatattaaataaagcaaattatttttacttaaaatcaaaccaaaaaaatCCAAGGTCAAAATTATATTCTTTCACTCTACTTACAGAAGGAATGGGCAGACAGAGACAACTGGTCACCTGCAAGGGAAATTTCAGAGTGAAGATTCTagatgtgaaaattaaaattaatttggaaagttCTTAAAGAGCATTCACTCACATTAGCACTGCAGTGGCACTTGGAAGCTGCATCTTCCTAAAGTAGATAGAGAGATAAGAACCTTTAGTCAGCCCGAGTATTTTCATCCTCATACATATTTCACTTTGTCAGTAGCCCTCTTTCCCATGGGTTCCCCCTGCAGCCTACCTGCATCTTGTCGATGAGGAAGTTGATGTCCCTGACGATCCCCGTCGAGGTTGGACACCCCTGGCCTGCCACGGAGCACAGGAGCAGGGCAGAGGTAAGGACTATGGCCAGAAGCATCTTGACAGAGGACTGGAGCTCGCCTGAAGACACCTTCAAATCGAGTGGTATTTAAAGCTCCCTCtcaaacatggaaaaaccctgacATCAAACTGATACCGAGAGCCCACTTTTTCTCTGTAAGTTGGGGCCACTTtatattaacaaacaaaaaaatcaaactgagTCACTTGACAAAGATGATGTTGTGCCAGGAAATATCATTCCTCAGAAAAGATGACTTTCAAAAAGTTGAGTACtgaagtgctgaaggaaaagtTAAAGAtctaaaaaccaagaaaaaaaaaatttaaaggcaggGATTCTGGTTGTGAGAGTGAGAATACTTTCCATGAAAGCCCAGGTCTGTATTTTCCCTTTAGACTTTATGGGAAATGCTGATAAAATATAGCCAGTTGCGGGTGTCTGGGGAGAGTGAGTGGGTCGGGGGAGGGTGCGTGATATTGCAGGACTTCACTTCTCtctgttggggttttttttagtAATTGCAACCTCAGTCTTAACTATCCTTTATTCTCAAATCTCAATGTTTTTCATACCCAGGATCAAATTCGCCACCTAATGCAAATGCATTTTAGAAGTATCCTTTTGTGCAAGTGTCTGAAAGAAGAAATCTTCAACTATAAGCACAAGAATGTGGCAACCGTGCTGGTTAAAATTGGCCTTGAGGACTCCTCAGTATCTTTAGAGACCTTGTATAACACTGCATGACATCGAGTAAAAACCCAGTACTTGAAATAgtataatagctaacatttactgagcacttactacatactagtaactttttttttttttttgagacagagtttcgctctgtcaccaggctggagtgcagtggcacaatctcggttcgctgcaacctctgcctcccaggttcaagagattctcctgcctcagcctcccgagtagctaggattacaggcacccgccaccatgtccagctaatcttttgtatttttagtagagacagggtttcactatgttggccaggctggtcttgaactcctgacctcatgatccacctgccttggcctcccaaagcgctgggattataggcatgagccacagcgcctggccataCTAGCAAcatttctaagcactttacatgcattaagCCATGTAATACACTCAGCCACCAAATGAGGTGGGTAGTAATTTGTCATCACCATTTTTTACCCTTTAAAACACTGTCTACATCTTAATGTTCTGGCCCTTCAGTATGGCTGTGTTTAATCATTATGAGTCAAAAAAGTAGTctcactgtaactctgtgaagttataattattcttattatcttacagatggagaaactgaggcacagagaggcaagtaatttgcccaaaacACAAAGCCAGGAAGCCGCAGAATTTGTATTCAAGCCCAGAAGTCTGTCTCCTGATTTCAGCTGTTAATCCTCCTGAGCTCCTGTTTTTCTGCGGATCTTTTATCTGCCTCTCCCACCAGGATATATACTCCAGGGCCTTATGGGTCCAGTTCACCCCTATATTCTCAGCACTTAAGAAGGTGCCTGGGGAAGTGTGGGCACTCactaaatgcttgttgaattaaaACACTGATTTGAAAAGTAGTTCTTGAAATAGGAACTTCCTATTTCTGGGATTTATAAGACTTCAAATCTGATTTCTAGGGTACATATTTGGAGGTATGTGCAGGTAAGTAAATATAGCCTCTTCACAGTAGATTGAAAAGGTGAGGGGTTCTTTAGCTTAGCACTCTGAGCTATAATAGCCAATGGGGACAAACCCGTAAGATTTCCTTGCCACTACTGTGAGACTATGACAAtattgtttttttcattgtgtatTGTTCCTTAGGAGTGATGATGACTCGTCAGTTTTCTACTACACTATGAGGAAGGGATTGTCTTGGTGGTAAACAAGGTAAAGAGAAACAGGCTTTTTGCTAAATTCCCTTAAATCATTCCACATCTCTGACTTCCATCCCTGCTCTTTGCAGACactaaagagaaaattcaaaggaTTCCCAGCCTGTGGCAAACACTTTTGTTACAGAGCACTGGATGTATGCCTTTTTCTTGATGATAGAATTCTGATTAGTTTGGGGTACCAATGTATCCAGCCAAACATCCACTTTTTCAGCCTCTTTTGCTGCTATGTGTAGCCATGTAGCAAGTTTTGATCAATGCAAAATATGTAAAAGTCTTTTGCTTTCCTGGTAATAGGAGACAAAAGTGGCTGAACCCTGTCTTTCTCCTTAATTCCAAtttgggtgtgatggcaggagCTTCAGCAGCAATCTTATAACTATGAAGAAATGGACAAGAGAATTACAGCAATGGCAACACTaacatttttcataaatagcAAATAAtcaaaaaggcaataaaaaataaaaccatgaaaCTAACAAGAGAAGTAACAATAATAGTACAACAGTGATACTAAAATTCTAGCTAGCTATCACTGCCTACTGAGGACCCTGAGTTATAAAGCCTGttcttgtttaaaaagaaaagaaaagaaaagaaaagaaaagaaaattagcatgCTTTGGAGAGATTTTAAAGATACATTAACATCAGACTAAACCTTCTTCCCTGACATTATTGGAAGACTTGAGAGAGATGTGAAAAGACAATTATCTTTTCATTCTGTGAATCAATATTATTTGATGCTCTGTGTGTGAACCATGGGAATCATTTCACCTGCCATCAGGTATTCCTCTCACATTGAGGAAAACACCACCCCACCTGTTGTACAGATGGGGGCTTTGCCCAGAAAGAGAAAGTCACAGCTCTAGTTTCTAGCAGGGGATAGTATAGCACAGTGGTTAAGACCAGTGACTCTGGAATCAGAAtacctgagttcaagtcctgcctCTACCACTTGTTAGCTGCATGGCCTTGGGGGATTGCTTGGCCTCTCCCAGCTTCCATTTCCTGATGGTGAGTGAGGATGGTGATGTGGAAAGTGGGAATGGGGATCTAGGGATGTTGAGATGCAGTTGTCAATGAAAGCCCACCTCGGGGTACTCtcatagaaatgaaaagaaacagctCCTCCAGCCCTAACTTGGATTAAGTAGCCTCCGGTTTGAAGTTTGTCAGGGCAAAGCAGCCTAGGTTAGGGGTCAACAAACTGTAATCCACTTTTCAGGTTGAGGGTAAGGTCTGCAAGCTAAGAACAGTGTTTACCTTTTTAAGGGTTTAGAGGgttaaagtttataaagaaataattaacaaataaaaacaaagaagcatGTGTGGCAGAGACTGTATGTAACCCATAAAGCCTAAACATTTATTATCCGAcccctttacaggaaaagttgGCCACCCCCTGGCTGAGTTCCCACACCCCAGCCCTCATTTTCTGAAGACATCATCTGTTATCTTCCAGTCCTGGGAAGGGTAGAGCTAGGGGTTGGTGGCTCAGGTGTCTTTTCTCCCATTCCCCATCTGGTTATTTAAGTCAGGCATCTGTACAGAGGGAAGGGAGCAGGGGACCTGGGCCACAGACTGCCAGATTATCTGAAGTGGTGGGGGTCTGTCATTTCCTGAGGCTTTTTGTTGAGTGAGCTCGCTGGTCCAATGAACCAAAGACCTTCTCTCAACAATGAAACCGGTGGCTGCAGCAAAGATATCTCAGGCAGGCTCTGGTTTACTAGGAAAAGTCCCACATAATGAAGTTAGGAGAAAAGTGAGTGAATTAACAAGTTAAGTCTTGGCTTGACCAGCAGGCCTTGGGTCACCCACCTTCCCCGCCACCCTCAGGAGCTGGCTCAGGGTGAAGTGATCCATGGCCACTGGTGCtccttgggcaggttacttacCCTTTCCATGCACCAATGCACCCCCAGCACTCACTCACTTAGAGAAAGGAACGTGGGCCTTCACCCAGCCCTTCCTCATCAAAGAGAGGAGTGCTCCATTTGGGATATATTTTCAGGAATGAGGCATGTTTCCATTTGGAAATGTGGTCTAGTCTGGTCCAGATGCCTCGCTCTTTGATACTCCCTCACTGCTACCCTCCCATCACAtcagtttcttttcatttccatcCTCTAGGCCTTTACCTTTCCTaagctctgcctgctgggttcttCCTCAGCTCCTCCCTATGTGACCTGTTCTCATCCTTTAATACTTAGCTCAACTGCCACCTCCTCAGCAAGACCTTCTCTGACCACAGCAATCACTGCCATCTGCCCTGTGCCTCTTTCAGTGTGTTTCTCCCAGGAGAATGTCAGTTCCACGACAGTGGACACTACAATGGACTCTCTTGCTCATCACTGTGTTCTCAGGGCATGGTCTATAGAGAGTGCTCAGGAATTCCtgcttaaatgaataaatgactaatacatttaattttgtgaacatttattaaatgtgtgTTATTGATGAAATGACCAATACATGGTTCCCAGTAGACAAATAACAAAAAGCAGATGTAACATTTACCTGAACAAGgaacacatttaaaaagtgattaacCAACAAGGGAGTAAATCCTCCTGCAGTTCTGTAGTCCCTTACGTTGGTGTAGGGTTGGAGAATTTCTGAAGTGCTTTTCaatctcttctttctttggacTCTTACACTAACTGCATGAGGAAGGCATGGGTGGTGCAGGAGCTCCTCTGCAAAGGATGaagcagagagaaggagaaaggtgaAGTGACTGGTTCTTTAGAATTCTTTCCCATTTCCCCACCCACtcagttataaaaaataaaagaatacaggGTTGTTAAATGGTAGCTCTGCAGTTCAAAATACCATTAAAACAGCAGATGTTTATCTAGGCAAAGTTTACAACTTTTGAGGTTTAGCTCCTAGGATTTCTTTCAGTATCAAAATGTAAGTATGCAAATAAGCTACAGAGCAAATACACCACACTCAGAAATCAATTACTCACCTATTTTAAATATCAAGAAGATTGGAGTGGGATGCATACCAAGAGTTATCATAGATaacatattttacaataaatgACAAAAGACAGTGATCAACCATTTTTTTTGTGCCAAAGATAAAGTTTGATGTTTTTGTGATAAAAGCTCATATGTCATGGATTATTTCTctaggaataaaacaaaatggttATGTGTTCTAGGAAGGCACAGcataaaatgaccaaaaaaaaaaaaaaaaaaggcactacaTTTCCAAGTAAAACCTGTTCTGCCTTTTACTCCAATTAGCCAAGAGATAACTAGTTATGAGAATCCTCAAGTGCTAATTTCCTAATCAAGTAGTTATTTCTAGATCACTACTTTCTAACAAAGTGTGATGGGGTAAGCCCCACTGGTTATGCTGTCTTTTGGTTGGGTCTTCTCTCCACAAAGGGGAATCCAGGACCCCTTCCCTCACATCCTGCCTGAGCAAACCTTGTGTCTGCTGCCCTTGGAAGCTACTGCTCCCTGTGTCGCCCCACAAAGTTTTCTCTGAGCTCCAAGACCTAGGAtctatttctttcctccttcctttcactTCTCTTACCTCACTGTTGTTGATTAATAACAATCTGGGCTATCTTTGTAAATGGAATTTCACATTCTCCCATTGGCATAGTCCATCATCACTTGAGACCTGCCCCTGTATTTCTCAGAGACTATGGGACTCCCCCCACTCCCTGCCCTTTGCTGTGGCCAATTCATTGATGTCCATCTAATTAAGAGAGGATGAGAACTCTTGTTCTGGATTACACTGGGGCCTTAAGGCGTTAGAATTTGTTAAATCTTCCTGTGCACAAGGTAACATattaagcactttatatatattatctcagcCCCCTCAGCAATCTTTATTAACCCTATTTGTAGATATggaaatggaagctcagaaaAGCTAGAAGAGTTGCCATAGACACACAGCTGGCAACCTGAATGAGATTTACCAGACCCCAGAGCCTGTGTTCTTATCTTCAAGGCCATAAATCAATCTCCATTTCTGTTGACCCATACTCTATAGGCTGTATTCCAAGTCTACTTAATACAAGCAGAAAATCAAAGTATGCCTTTGGGGCAGAGGGAGGTGGATTCTAGACCTCAGTTGTATCTGTGTCCTAGGGCTGCCATCACAAAGTatacaaactgggtgacttaaagccacggaaatttattctctcacaatcttgggaccagaagtgcaaatcaaggtgttggcagggttggaaGCAGCCTGACCACTGCAGAGGTGGCTGTTGGGAAGAAGTGGAAGACGAGGCTGGAAGATCTGAAGGGAAGGACAGAGCCCTGTGTCAAGAGTGTATTGACCACAAATCACAAAACCCCAGTTAACACTGACTAGAGTGATAAGGAAATTTGCCATCTCACAAAACACTGCATCTGTGGATACAGTGGGCCCTGGGGTGGTCAGATCTGCAGGTCTGAGATCTTGTGGAGGACAGGCTCCTTTGCCACTCTGTGGGTTGACTTCCCTCCCCTTGGGGCTATAAGACGACTGCCCAGTTCCAGGGCTCACATCCACTCATGACAATATAAATCCTAGATTTGGAATGAATGGTCAAGTATTTGTAACCCTTTCACTTTCAATACATTTTGCCAAACTGCCCTCCAGAAAGATGTTCTAACATATAATAATAGAATTTGTAATTTATAATAATCCCATTAGTCACATTTAAGAATGTCCACTTCTAACATCCTTATCAACACTGGACAGTGATTTTTTATTAACCTTGGTCAGAGTGTCTGGCAAATTTATGATGCTAATACATGTGTATTGAATTCATAAATTAATGAATTCTtgctttttttatatttcttcactTGTGAGTTACCTGTTAGTGCCCAGCTTTCTGTTGGTATATTAATCTTTTGCTTACTGATttctaagagttctttgtatatctttgtttttcaaatatattacatttattctcTTCTATTTGTTGTTATGCTTGTAGTGTTTTCTGACTGTGTTTTTATGTGGTCAAACATGTAAcatatttatctctatttttccAGTCtgtgaatgattttattttcagcaaTTAAATCTTTAATCTTTTTGGAGTTTATTTGAGGGTATAGaagaaatctaatttatttttcttctatatttggtCAATACTATTACTGACTAAATATCTCTTTTACCTACTGATTTGAAATACCACCTTATTGAgcactaaattttaatttttcttaagtgTCTTTCTGGACTCTAATTTATTCCAATGAGCTGTCTTACAGCTCTAGATTGACTTTAGAATGCAATTGTGGTAATAAAGTGATTGTTGACATTTCCTTCGCATTACTGGGAATGCTTTCAATGCTTTTCATTTcaatatatttcattaaatatcGTGTTTActtgcttataagtgggagctaaacaatgggtacgcatgaacataaagatggaaacaacagacacCGAAGGCTCCAAATGGGCAGAGGGGAGGAAGGggtaagggttgaaaaattacctattgggtacaatggtCACTATTTGGATGATGGGTACTtcagaagcccaaacctcaccatTACACAATAAATCCCTATAACAAAGCTGCActtgtactccctgaatctaaaataatcatCTATCAATCAATATTATGTTTGCTATTGATTTCCTAATAGGGAAGAGTTTTGAATATTTAGTTCtccaaattttttttagaaatgataGCTGAATTTTACAAATGCCTTTCAAGTTTTTATCAGGATCATGAGTTTTCTTTCCACTAACCTGTGTGATACATTGTTTTAATTGATTACTAAATGTTGAGCCATCCTTACATTCCTGGAATAAGTTCTATTTGGTCATACTATATTACAGTTTTAGTACACTGATGGAATCAATTTgttcttcctttattttgaaTAGAGGATGAAACACAAGTTCCCAGGGTGGTAGCATTAGGTGCTCCTCTTCAGTGGGAATGGCTCACGAAGTTGTCTAGGCACCATTCTCTTTAGTGCTCCAGGTGATGACTCGGGTGTGGAGAAGCACGACTTCCATTGGGAGGCCCAGGACATGTCCTGGCCTAAGGCTTTGTGCCCCCACAGGAGCCAATATCTGGTGAAAGAGCTCCACAGACAGCTTCCAAGGCCCCTGCACTCAGGAGAGCCCAAGACTGTGACACTCCACTAAAAATGGATAGTTCATTTATAGTCATCCCAGCCCAgacactttgccacccaggccaACTTGATATTTCATCTTCATCTAGTGTGTAGGGGAACAGAGCTAAATAATGAATGGAAAAGCCAGATTCTCTCTCAGAAGGGAAGAGGCTGCATTAGCAACTTTACTTAGATCATGTCCATCCCTAAGGGAGttcattcttcattttccttttatgtgCCTTCTTTTTGGGGTACATAAAAAGTGAGTTAGGAAGAGTTTAAATAGTATGAGAATTTTCAATATTTCCTCACTCCTCCATagaaaggatttttctttttttatttccacaaaGCCAGTGACAAGACCGTTCCCAAGATGTAGTAATTAGAATTTTTTGtttgacagtgtctcactctgtcacataggccgaagtgcaggggcatgatcttagctcactgcagccttggcttcctgggctcaggttattctcccacctcagcctcctgagtagctgggaccataggcatgcaccaccacaccaagctaattttttaaaaaaattgtatagagatggggtctccctcacATAGCTATTGTTACGTTGCTCAAGTTGGTCTCCAAgctctggcctcaagcgatcctacagcctcagcctcccaaagtgctgggattacaagtgtgagttaccacacctggccataattAGAATATTTGCTGAATCAGTTATGTTCTGACAGAACTCATTTGTAAAATCTGGGAACAATCACTTATGGAGGAAAATTTGTtggtgttttctatttcttctgttttcattgctctattacattttttacttaatttttttgtgtgcatttttGCAGGAAATAATCCCAGACATGACAAAGTAGTAATATTGTGCATTTTAcccatcttttctctttcataaaaattgtaagaaacttgcatatttgatttttttccagagattcaagttttgcttttatgTATCAATTCTGTGTGTGATTTTTATCTTCCTAACTTAGCATTTTATGCTTTTTCATTGTTAATTTCTACTTGATTTAAATTTATCTTATCATTCCTTTTCTAACTCCTTGAGTTGAATATTTGCTTCACCTTTTAAACAGATAGTAGCTGCAATTATCGAATACATTATGTGGTAGGCACCATGCTATACATCTTTAATGCGTTATCTCACTGAATCCTCATAATACCACACAAAGCCATATAAGAGGTATTTATAGCAAAGTAGTTATGACTGCAGACTTGAGACTGTCTCTGCCACTAACCATTCCATAACTTTGTGCAAATAACTTCTCTGtgttttggttttctcatctgtaaaaatggggtAATTTTATAAGCTACACCATGGGGCTGTGATGGAAGATAAATTAATTAGTACCTAGAAAGCCCCTAGAGCAGTGTCTGACCCACACACAGCACGGTGGAAGTAGCTGATATTATTagactggtgcaaaagtaattgctgctCTTGCCATTAAAGGTAAtggtaaaaaccacaattacttttgaacCCAactaatactattttaaaatgaggaaatggaagctttAAGAAGTCTAGTAATTTGCCCAGCATCACATAGCTATTGCTAGATAAGGAGCCATCTTTTGAATACAGCATGAACAGCATTGCATAGATTTTGTTAAGTAGTTTGCtcattttcattgattctttaaTAGTCTGTAATTTCAGGATTAAGACTGTAATTACATGATAGTCATCCTTGAAATTCAGGAATTTCACCAGGATATGTCTCGTTGTGGCTGTTCTTTGATTCCTCCTGACCAGCATGCAGTAGGCTCATTAGATCTTAAGATGACTTTCTCcaactcaataaatttttttctgttagttCTTTGACTTCCaatcttcttttttctcctgctATAGTTCCTACTGTTTGTGTGTCAAAATTTCATAAACCTATTTTTCATGTACtgggttttttttctcttaaatgtcATATCATTATTCTTTTTAGTACTGATTTCTGGGGAACATTTGGATTGGGTGTTTTCATTCCCAGTTTCATTATCCAAAGATTCTCATTTGCTGTTTAGGAGCctctatttagttttttttttttttaaccagtgatcattttaattttaaatacctttaaaatgtaaatatgcatTCCAAAAACCACACAACAAGCACATGAAGCCCCAGGAAAgaaagatgatatacaaatgacaaagtctcttttttttttttttttttgagacggagtctcgctctgtcacccaagctggagggcactggccagatctcagctcactgcaagctccgcctcccgagttcacgccattctcctgcctcagcctcccgagtagctgggactacatgcgcccgccacctcacccggctagttttttactggagacagggtttcaccgtgttagccaggatggtctcgatctcctgaccttgtgatccgcccgcctcggcctcccaaagtgctgggattacaggcttgagccaccgcaagTGGTCTTTGAATTTCCCACTAAAATTAAGTTggtaaaaattcaatttaaactCTAGTTTCCATGAAAACTCTTCTACCCCAGATACAGCCATTCAACTTCTCTTTTTCCAAGATCTGGCAACCACTGCCAGATCCTAAAACCAGTCATCTGGTTTCAGTTGTTCTTCTCCACACTCTTCCCTGTTCCTCAGCATCTCTCCATCTTCTTTTTTGCtacttaattaaatttttattttagaacagcTTTTTTTTTACCAAAAGATTATAAAGGCAGTACAGAGAGTTCTCACATACCCCAAATCCAGTTTCTACTAGAAGGGTACATTTGTTACACTTAATGAACCAACATTGACATAAGATTATTAATTAAGTCCATGTCTTATTCAGATTTACCTAATTTTACCGAAtgtcaagtaacttgcccaagaccacataCCTATTACTAGATGATAGCTGGtaatttttctgttccaggatccttCCCAGAACACCGTATTatatttagtcatcatgtctcttTAAGCTCCTCTTGGCTATAATTTCTTAGACtttagggccaggcacaatgcctcacacccgtaatcccagcactttgggaggcagaggtgggtggatcagctgaggtcaggagttcaagaccagcctggccaaaatggcaaaatcccatctctacaaaaatacaaaattcagcagggcatggtggtgcttgtctgtaatcccagctactctggaggctgaggcaggagaaccacttgaaccttggaggcagaggttgcagtgagccgaaatcatgccactgcactccagcctgggtgacagagtgaggccctgtctcagaaaaaattcttagattttctttgatgaccttgacagttacAAGGCACACTGGTCAGGTATTTGGTAGAATGTCCCCCCGTTGGGATTTGCCTGACGTTTTTGTCAGGATTAAACTGGGGATATGTGGTTTGGGAGAAAGACCACAGAAGTAAAGTGCTATTTTTGTTATATCATATCAAAGGTACATATTATCCACATAATTTATCATTGCTGATATGATGTTGATCATCT is a window from the Rhinopithecus roxellana isolate Shanxi Qingling chromosome 3, ASM756505v1, whole genome shotgun sequence genome containing:
- the IL9 gene encoding interleukin-9, whose amino-acid sequence is MLLAIVLTSALLLCSVAGQGCPTSTGIVRDINFLIDKMQEDAASKCHCSANVTSCLCLPIPSDNCTGPCFREGLSQMTNTTVQTRYPLIFNRVKKSVEVLRNKKCPNFSCEQPCNQTMAGNVLTFLKSLLEVFQKEKMRGMGGKI